In one window of Rhodanobacter sp. FDAARGOS 1247 DNA:
- the hflK gene encoding FtsH protease activity modulator HflK translates to MAWNEPGNNGQKDPWNRNRQGGKSPVDDLLNKARNRVGKMGQGPGSILTGIVVLLVVGLLFSSYTIIGARQQGVVLRFGQYSRTLAPGFHLKLPQPIESVNKVEATRIRSVTDKVAMLTRDENIITIDFTVQYQVDDSRKYLFSLNDPDGTISAAAEAAVRSVIGGSDMDQILSAAGASLVAQAQQALQKTLDGYDSGLRVTEVSFQNVAPPNEVKDAFDDVNNAREDKQSIENGALAYASKVVPVARGDAARIAAEAAGYKAERIARAQGDAARFDLLLKEYKAAPEVTRKRLWLETMEQVMAKNPKVIDGSGGRNIINLPTLQGSATTTSPESAVVGTVVAPASSDAASKGAQP, encoded by the coding sequence GTGGCATGGAATGAACCCGGCAACAACGGGCAAAAAGATCCGTGGAACAGAAACCGCCAGGGCGGCAAGTCGCCGGTGGATGACCTGCTGAACAAGGCCAGGAACCGCGTCGGCAAGATGGGGCAGGGACCGGGCAGCATCCTCACCGGCATCGTGGTGCTGCTGGTGGTCGGCCTGCTGTTCAGCAGCTACACCATCATCGGCGCGCGCCAGCAGGGCGTGGTGCTGCGGTTCGGCCAGTATTCGCGCACCCTAGCACCGGGCTTCCACCTGAAGCTGCCGCAGCCGATCGAGTCGGTGAACAAGGTCGAGGCCACCCGCATCCGCTCGGTCACCGACAAGGTGGCCATGCTGACCCGCGACGAGAACATCATCACGATCGACTTCACCGTGCAGTACCAGGTGGACGACTCGCGCAAATACCTGTTCTCGCTGAACGACCCCGACGGCACCATCAGCGCTGCGGCCGAGGCCGCCGTGCGTTCGGTGATCGGCGGCAGCGACATGGACCAGATCCTGTCCGCCGCCGGTGCCAGCCTGGTCGCCCAGGCGCAGCAGGCGCTGCAGAAAACGCTGGACGGCTACGACTCCGGCCTGCGCGTCACCGAGGTCAGCTTCCAGAACGTGGCGCCGCCGAACGAGGTGAAGGACGCCTTCGACGACGTCAACAACGCCCGCGAAGACAAGCAGAGCATCGAGAACGGCGCCCTGGCCTACGCCAGCAAGGTGGTGCCGGTGGCCCGCGGCGACGCCGCCCGCATCGCGGCCGAAGCGGCCGGCTACAAGGCCGAACGCATCGCCCGCGCCCAGGGTGACGCGGCCCGCTTCGACCTGCTGCTGAAGGAATACAAGGCCGCGCCGGAAGTGACCCGCAAGCGGCTGTGGCTGGAAACGATGGAACAGGTGATGGCGAAGAACCCGAAGGTGATCGACGGCTCCGGCGGTCGCAACATCATCAACCTGCCGACGCTGCAGGGCAGCGCAACGACCACCTCGCCCGAATCGGCGGTGGTGGGCACGGTGGTCGCGCCCGCCAGCAGCGATGCGGCCAGCAAGGGAGCACAGCCATGA
- the miaA gene encoding tRNA (adenosine(37)-N6)-dimethylallyltransferase MiaA has translation MPVDHRPLAIFLMGPTASGKTALACELSERFPLDLVSVDSALVYRGMDIGTAKPDPATLARYPHALVDIRDPAQPYSAADFCADAVPVMERISARGRVPLLVGGTGLYFRALQFGLSDLPEADPATRARLGAEAAQSGWPALHARLAQVDPVAASRIDSNDTQRLQRALEVFELTGRPLSELQRGGAGAVFPWRVLKIALLPADRQLLHRRIAQRFDAMLAEGFLDEVRALRARGDLDADLPAIRAVGYRQAWEHLDGRSDAAQFRDRAIFATRQLAKRQITWLRSDHGARLFEPDQAGMARRVAGAVQLFVDPPGEPVPPM, from the coding sequence GCAAGACCGCCCTGGCGTGCGAATTGAGCGAGCGTTTCCCGCTGGACCTGGTCAGTGTCGATTCGGCCCTGGTCTACCGCGGCATGGATATCGGTACGGCCAAGCCCGATCCGGCGACGCTGGCACGTTATCCCCACGCGCTGGTCGACATCCGTGATCCTGCGCAGCCGTACTCGGCCGCGGATTTTTGTGCCGATGCGGTGCCGGTGATGGAACGGATCAGCGCGCGGGGCCGGGTGCCCCTGCTGGTCGGCGGCACCGGGTTGTATTTCCGCGCGTTGCAGTTCGGCCTGTCCGACCTGCCCGAGGCCGATCCGGCCACGCGGGCGCGACTGGGCGCCGAGGCGGCGCAGTCTGGCTGGCCGGCGCTGCATGCCCGGCTGGCCCAGGTCGATCCGGTCGCAGCAAGCCGCATCGACAGCAACGACACCCAGCGCCTGCAGCGTGCGCTGGAAGTGTTCGAGCTGACCGGCCGTCCATTGTCCGAGTTGCAGCGGGGCGGGGCGGGCGCGGTATTCCCGTGGCGGGTATTGAAGATCGCGCTGCTGCCAGCCGACCGGCAACTGCTGCACCGGCGCATCGCGCAGCGGTTCGACGCCATGCTGGCCGAAGGCTTCCTCGACGAGGTGCGCGCGTTGCGTGCCCGGGGCGATCTCGATGCCGACCTGCCGGCGATCCGCGCCGTCGGCTATCGACAGGCATGGGAGCACCTGGATGGCCGCAGCGATGCCGCGCAGTTCCGCGACCGGGCCATCTTCGCCACCCGCCAGCTGGCCAAGCGCCAGATCACCTGGCTGCGCAGCGATCATGGCGCACGCCTGTTCGAGCCCGATCAGGCCGGCATGGCGAGGCGCGTTGCCGGCGCGGTGCAGCTGTTTGTCGATCCCCCGGGAGAGCCCGTGCCGCCAATGTGA
- the hflX gene encoding ribosome rescue GTPase HflX, giving the protein MFDRQKKGDRAVLVLPHSRGEGDTARRAEEFAELVKSAGAEVLAVISARVEDPNPRYYIGSGKANEVAEAARALNADLVLVDHLLTPVQERNLEKHLGVRVVDRAGLILDIFAQRARSHEGKLEVELAQLKHLATRLVRGWTHLDAQRGGAIGNRGPGETQLETDRRLLGERVKQLTKRLEKVQVQRGQQRRARMRNTVPRVALVGYTNAGKSTLFNALTTGDVFAADLLFATLDPTVRKLEDLSCGPAVIADTVGFIRELPHDLVAAFRATLAEARDADLLLHVSDAADEERERLHRVVDNVLEEIDAGDVPQLRVMNKIDLAGAEPRIERDASGKPVRVWLSAATGVGLDLLRQALGELLGGERVRSPLHLPLSAGRLHARLKAAGAISGESIDEHGWQLHIDAPRSVIAPLGGGDPAEAKLLQELLAVAE; this is encoded by the coding sequence GTGTTTGACCGTCAAAAGAAAGGCGATCGTGCCGTCCTCGTCCTGCCGCATTCGCGTGGCGAGGGCGACACGGCACGCCGTGCGGAGGAGTTCGCCGAACTGGTGAAGTCCGCCGGCGCCGAGGTGCTCGCCGTGATCAGCGCCCGCGTCGAAGATCCCAACCCCCGTTACTACATCGGCAGCGGCAAGGCCAACGAGGTCGCCGAGGCGGCGCGTGCGCTGAACGCCGACCTGGTGCTGGTCGATCACCTGCTGACCCCGGTGCAGGAACGCAACCTCGAAAAGCACCTCGGCGTGCGCGTGGTCGACCGCGCCGGGCTGATCCTCGACATCTTTGCTCAGCGCGCCCGTTCGCACGAGGGCAAGCTGGAAGTGGAACTGGCCCAGCTCAAGCACCTGGCCACCCGGCTGGTGCGTGGCTGGACCCATCTGGACGCCCAGCGCGGCGGCGCCATCGGCAACCGCGGCCCCGGCGAAACCCAGCTGGAAACCGACCGCCGCCTGCTCGGCGAGCGGGTCAAGCAGCTCACCAAACGCCTGGAAAAGGTCCAGGTCCAGCGCGGCCAGCAGCGCCGTGCGCGCATGCGCAACACGGTGCCGCGGGTGGCCCTGGTCGGTTACACCAACGCCGGCAAGTCGACCCTGTTCAACGCGCTGACCACCGGTGACGTGTTCGCCGCCGACCTGCTGTTCGCCACCCTCGATCCCACCGTGCGCAAGCTGGAGGATCTCAGCTGCGGTCCGGCGGTGATCGCGGACACGGTGGGCTTCATCCGCGAACTGCCGCATGACCTGGTCGCCGCCTTCCGCGCCACCCTGGCCGAGGCCCGCGATGCCGACCTGCTGCTGCACGTCAGCGATGCCGCCGACGAGGAGCGTGAGCGGCTGCATCGGGTGGTCGACAACGTGCTGGAGGAAATCGACGCGGGCGACGTGCCGCAACTGCGGGTGATGAACAAGATCGACCTGGCCGGCGCCGAGCCGCGGATCGAACGCGACGCCAGCGGCAAGCCGGTGCGGGTCTGGCTGTCCGCCGCCACCGGCGTCGGCCTCGACCTGCTGCGCCAGGCGCTGGGCGAGCTGCTGGGCGGCGAGCGGGTGCGTTCGCCGCTGCACCTGCCGCTGTCGGCCGGGCGCCTGCATGCCCGGCTCAAGGCGGCGGGAGCCATCAGCGGCGAGTCGATCGACGAACATGGCTGGCAGCTGCACATCGACGCCCCGCGCAGTGTCATCGCCCCGCTTGGCGGCGGCGATCCGGCCGAGGCGAAACTGCTGCAGGAACTGCTGGCCGTGGCGGAATGA
- the hfq gene encoding RNA chaperone Hfq, translated as MSKGQSLQDPFLNALRRERVPVAIYLVNGIKLQGTVESFDQFVVLLRNQVSQMVYKHAISTVVPSRNVRIGNGHDGHDGHDHPADASGGADADA; from the coding sequence ATGTCCAAGGGGCAATCGTTGCAGGATCCATTTTTGAATGCTTTGCGGCGCGAACGGGTGCCGGTGGCCATCTACTTGGTCAATGGCATCAAGCTGCAGGGGACCGTCGAGTCGTTCGACCAGTTCGTGGTGCTGCTGCGCAACCAGGTCAGCCAGATGGTCTACAAGCACGCCATCTCCACCGTGGTGCCCAGTCGCAATGTGCGCATCGGCAATGGTCATGACGGCCACGATGGCCACGACCATCCGGCAGATGCCTCGGGCGGCGCCGACGCCGACGCTTGA